The following DNA comes from Anastrepha obliqua isolate idAnaObli1 chromosome 1, idAnaObli1_1.0, whole genome shotgun sequence.
AAGACAGTACTTACAAACGGGATCATGAGCTAATCCCCGAAATAAGTACTTGTTATCTAAGTTGAATATATCATCGATAACTTCTTCTATGGGTCGATTCAATTGTCGCTTCGGCTTGTTATCAATTTGTCGGGCTTCTTGATCATCACGTTGCTTTTTTTCCAATGTTTCTGTGTATGGGGAGTCATTAATTTTAGCTGGTAAACTATGTCGGTACCTCATAGTTTTCAATCTGTTGGAAAGACGCTTAACAGTACCTTTACCACTACCACTTTCAACAAGACTAGAACCCAACTCTTGCTCATTATTGCTTGACAATAATTTCCGCTGCATTTGTTGTTGATTAATCTGCCTAAGGGCCCAAATGTTTCGAGCTGCAACAATCAAACTTCTTTCCAAAATATCGTCTTTATTATCTTGCAATACAAATTCTTTCATTGCATTGTAGAAATTTCTGTAATCATCACTGCTGCTTAGCTCTTCTGCGTGCAAGGATGTAAACGAGCTGGACGAATTTACTTCTTCATTCTCTTTTTGAGCGGGACCTTCATGTTTACAACTTTCAAGAGCTTCGGTGTTATCTCCACACAAGCTTTCCGACGCCTGCAATTCTCCAGATGATGTTTCACTTAATTTACGTCGTTTGATTTCAGACACTTGTTTTAGAGGCGAAAAAGCCGGGCTATAGGGCGAAGTTGAACGGGCACGTTTCCTTGTAGCCAAGGGATTCTTCACTATACGACTCTCCATCGAGTCGTGTCGAAATCTACTGGTACTGCTACCGTTGTCTGCGCTtaaatttctttgtctttgttgCCTTCGTTGTTGCTTCTTTAAGGCTCTAAATATGGAACGGTTTATacagatataaatataaaaaaccaaaaagcggGAATATATATAATGTTTGTATAACGATTTTAAAAATGTGTGCGTCAATAATAGAAAGAATACAATACTGTTGCTATGTCTTATAAATTTGACTTACTTCTTCTGCTCGtacatttcaaataatttctttaatctGTCCTCATGCAAGATTTCGGCTACCTTatttgcttctttaattgcttcTCGCCAAATCAGTACTTTGTCGGATTTCGGTAAAAGTAACTTGTATTGTTGACTATCCTTGCCATACTTCCTACGTATTTCGCGCATTTGTTGCTTGTAATTTTCTAGATCAGTGTAGGGAATAAGATTGTCACGTTTCACCCAATTTCTTCGTCCACTATCGGCAAAGAAGCGTACATGCACTAATACAAACTCCTCGTCAGTACGTTCGTTGCGATCAGTAGTTATCGTCTTACCATCAGGGTCCGGGCAAACGATGCAAGGCCAGTAACAAAAGGCGAATATTTGCCCCCAGAAGAGATCTCCTGTTGTAAATGACATCCAATCCATTCCTGTGACTACGGATGACCCTTTTGCGCTATCTAAACTAAAGGCGGAAGGGGAGTTGGCGCTCAAGCCGACTGCTTCGCGTAATAACAACGAAACGCCACTATCCCCACTTTCCCCGTCATATTGCAGATTTGCCTCCCCGCTGCCATTGGGATTTTCGAGGCTTTCTGAATTGCCCTCCGCAGTATTTTCGATActatcaatttcaattttaactgCTACAAGTggatttacaacaaaattttcaccaGAATGTTCTTGTTCATCGGGAATTTTTGAATATCCTTCTTTTTCTTTACTACTAATTTCCTTTGTTTGGGCGGCAGCTGTTGTCCCTACTTCATTCTGTACATCATAGACTATTTCACTTTTTACATCGCTAACCAGTTGAGATGTTTCCTTTACTGGAGATTCCTTGTTCTGCTCAGTCCCTAAAACTATTGTTTGACAAATGTTTCGGTTTTCCTCCACATCTGTCAAATTATTGGCTCTGAAAATCCCACACTGAAATTCATCGAATTCTTCTTTTGTTTCAAGTTCACATTCATTTTTCACGGTTGTTAATTTGGACTTTAGGCTCTCATCcaaatttttcactattttttctttgctaatATCATCCACCACCACTGAACCATTTCGTGCAAGCAATTTATCAATGGgactttcaaactttttacgcGCTGATGAACTATTTGGGGAAGGTGTTAGTGCTTCGTTATGTGCACGTCTCACACAACCTAGTAAAGCTGTGGAGGTGTCGGCTAAAACTTCGCTATCACTATCTACTAATTCGGGACTAGCAGTAGATACTTGCAATTTGCGACGGCGGGCACTTCTCGTTTGTAAGCTACCGTCGCTTTCACTGCCATTGCCAACCATAGTAGAGCATGATGGAGGGGTCCTAAATCCGATATATTTTGGGCTCAAATCAGAGTGCAAATTTGCTAACAAATCacgttttcctaaaaaaaaaacaaatataatattacaaaagTAAAACGATCTACAATATATTTGAAACTTACTCCGTGGCGTAGACGATGATGATTTACTGCTCGATCCAATGTTAGTCGACGTTTTGTTTCGTCCTCTCTCCTTTTGAGACGATACATGAGGCGTCACCAATCGCGGCTCACTATTCTTGCGTTTAATAACAAACTTGCGAATTACACTACtcattcttttagttttttggcTAGAGTTGTGTTTGATAGAATCAATTCCAACTGGACTGCCAAAAGATGCATCAGATTCTCCAGCAATACGGCTACGTTTTTTCCTATCCACAGCGGTGGTTTGCTTTTGGTTCGAACGCATCTTCCCTGCTTTACTCAACAGCTAATTTAAATCTAACACTTTATACTTAACAGAAAAGCACAGCTTTATTGACTCgcattgatttatataaaaacaaataacttaTATTAAAATTGCAGAACATCAGACTCTGAAGTCACAAAGCAAATTCGACATACGCGCCAAAATGTTGCAGCTGTTTATAAGAGTGCTgccacattttaatttaaatttccacGATGtagataaaaataagaaaatacaaCATTGTGCCTTCCTGAGTACCGTTATatcagtacagaaaataaacaaacaaaaagaagagaaagaataagcaaaaagtgaaaagccaaaaatataaaaaaattatgcacacatacacatgtatacatTTGGATCCAATTGTCAAATACACAAAATATAAAGTAGTATGATGCGCCATCCGCAAACCGTTACTTTTTTCTtggtacaaaaaatatttattattcttgtgaaatttttataccTTTTCTATCACTGCCCCTgagagaaataaatataaggaGTTTATAGGGAGCTTTCATATATATCCGGCATGTGCGCTGTAATTCGTTTTTGCCTGAAACTGTGGTTCAAATAAGCAAATAAGCAAACAAGCACCGCTTctctaaaataaaactaaaatgttgttaaaagggcacttttttgttaattatatatgtatatgtatacatacatgtatatttataatatatctataattggcgcttacacgctttattgggtgtttggccgagctactcttCCTCTTTGCGATGCGCGTCTTGATTTTTTCGCAAACTGTAGGTTCCAGTTTTAATCCGCCTCCGAACgagagatggttttttatgcagATTTTTTCATAGCACAAATATTCTCGGAGCAGCagtcgaggagcgaccgctattagacactatttttttttttatcacaattagagcggtattaaaatttttatgggcTAACTAAATATAGAAGATATataaaatgcgtaaaattgGCTATTGAACTTTAATACAAACATAAGTATTGGAGGAATTGTTTTCTTGCTAATTGGAAAGAATATTTTACTTCTGCATATTTATTTAGCATTGAACATTTTTGAAGCACTTCTGATTTTAGATCTTCCTCTGAATGTGCCTGTTGAGCGATTAGGTCCACATGACATTTTACACATTTTGGgtacaaaaaataatagtatttcTGTAAACAACaggttttttttatcaatttcagTAAGTAGGTAATTAAATAAGGAAAACATTTATCAGTGCAACGTTTACTAGGTTGAATACATCAAATTAACGATAAATCACTTCAAACAACTACCAATGTTCTTCTGGCAAGAAACAGCAAATAGCCAGTTGAGCAGCAAATAGCATCTTTTGCTTCccagtttaaaatttaaaatttacaggcgaccgctgtagccgaatgattggtgcgtgactaccattcggaattcatagagaacgtaggttcaaatcgaagaaagaccaaaatgaagaacaagtttttttctaatagcggtcgccctcggcaggcaatagcaaacctctgagtgtatttcttcaatgaaaaagctcatcataaaaaaatgtttgccgttcggagtccgcttgaaactgtaggttcctccatttgtggaacaacatcaagacgcataccacaaaaaggaggaggagctcggccaaacacccaaaaggggtgtacgcgccaattacatatctatatatatattaaagttTAACTTTTTCTGATTATTATTCAAcgtttgttaattttgttttggtttgacAGCTAATTTCGATAAATTTCCGATAACAATTTGAGAAGGCAACGGTGTGTTCGTAATTCGCAAGGCAATTCAGATTGAATTAATTCTAGTAATAACTTCACAGCCGTGAAGTTATGCCAGCAACATGCATTTGGCTTGCCGTGAAATGTTCCTAGATCTTTGACTGTCAAACGTGATAAAATGGCAACTTTATGAGCCTCGATCCAGAAGTAATTggcaaattttattaacataCATAATCGTCTTTTGAGACCGCTGTTAGGAATTTGGTCGATAAATTTTGTGTCGCATGGCTTGATAGCTAATTTGGCAATACCAACTCGTGTTCGACCGAGTCGTTCCAGGTGCTAGTCCAACTGAAGTTTCTTTTACTGGATTTTTGCTCACTTTGTTATATGTGAACCTATTACAACACATCAAATTCtgttactttttataaaaacattggAAACGACTGGATACAACTGTGCCGCTATTATTAGTGACCTTGACAGTGCAAATACTTAGCGAGTTGGGAGCCGATACGTAATTACTTTTAATGATACGCTGCTCACACGGTCAACTTGTCTGATCACAATATattaatagaaattattttggtggaatatttcggggtttttggtttctggaattattattaacgatatgaagaaaatacaaggagaaggaatagctaatttaattgcgcaattaattggctgctaataaacCGTATACGACCTTTACTGAGGTTGCAGCAATGCGCATgggatatttaatatttaatattaaattttataataagtaataagaggacaaaacgtttatggacgCAAGTTTtgttctgtaaaatgaatccataaataacacaacaaacattttattagaattatatttacagacctgttttctttgccggcatccatttcatttagtttttattttgatgtttattcttacattcgtaataataatgatCGATAGCACAGAAAagcacagggttgtatgtcgaaaagtatcgttattattagggttattttataatctcagattttaggagagaaattttgaatggggaatcgcgctttttaattacggatttggagttaagcgcgaaaaagtagatcatctatatatatgtgaacgtattatatgACTAAGttccaaggtggatttattaaggtgacagcatccacccagctgaatttttcaccgtaggtatggcttacgtcaaaatgatatgctttgtttgtatgtattggtatgtttacattcgtatgtttacatttgcttgctgattttgacgtgaaggttggaccaaacgcaacaacaaatacatatagggttttacttatatgtgtttgctgtcacctgtaataaattcgcctaagttcataaaattttttaagtgatGACAACCGTACTTACATCGAGTATCGATAATCTTTTTTCGATAACACTATCAACTTAATACTCGTTTAATTTTCTGCTATAATCGATGAATGGTAGCTGCTATCGATACTATCAGAAATTCCTTAACATAGCTATTATGATTCCGATGTGTGATTTGTGTTGCGTTTCccgatttttgttaaaaatctaaatttattattattcgcgCGGTTGCGTCCGGCGGTAGTAATAAATAAACGCAATGGGAAAACGTTCGCCGAGCACCCAAAGTAAGTATTGTTGAGGGATATTGTGCATGCAACCTGGGGTATGTTCAACAATG
Coding sequences within:
- the LOC129236001 gene encoding nuclear receptor binding SET domain protein isoform X3 translates to MRSNQKQTTAVDRKKRSRIAGESDASFGSPVGIDSIKHNSSQKTKRMSSVIRKFVIKRKNSEPRLVTPHVSSQKERGRNKTSTNIGSSSKSSSSTPRRKRDLLANLHSDLSPKYIGFRTPPSCSTMVGNGSESDGSLQTRSARRRKLQVSTASPELVDSDSEVLADTSTALLGCVRRAHNEALTPSPNSSSARKKFESPIDKLLARNGSVVVDDISKEKIVKNLDESLKSKLTTVKNECELETKEEFDEFQCGIFRANNLTDVEENRNICQTIVLGTEQNKESPVKETSQLVSDVKSEIVYDVQNEVGTTAAAQTKEISSKEKEGYSKIPDEQEHSGENFVVNPLVAVKIEIDSIENTAEGNSESLENPNGSGEANLQYDGESGDSGVSLLLREAVGLSANSPSAFSLDSAKGSSVVTGMDWMSFTTGDLFWGQIFAFCYWPCIVCPDPDVHVRFFADSGRRNWVKRDNLIPYTDLENYKQQMREIRRKYGKDSQQYKLLLPKSDKVLIWREAIKEANKVAEILHEDRLKKLFEMYEQKKALKKQQRRQQRQRNLSADNGSSTSRFRHDSMESRIVKNPLATRKRARSTSPYSPAFSPLKQVSEIKRRKLSETSSGELQASESLCGDNTEALESCKHEGPAQKENEEVNSSSSFTSLHAEELSSSDDYRNFYNAMKEFVLQDNKDDILERSLIVAARNIWALRQINQQQMQRKLLSSNNEQELGSSLVESGSGKGTVKRLSNRLKTMRYRHSLPAKINDSPYTETLEKKQRDDQEARQIDNKPKRQLNRPIEEVIDDIFNLDNKYLFRGLAHDPVCKYCLRPGDSLVRCAKGCQSWLHADCVRKTSIKGNIEKRNGRSKSESSNSRRNSSKWSVDTKMSLEKQSTQSIIGEERTASSSSLASYHVTADAETDEKIAEITCDSCALGKPPACAVCKHDNSSDPSREELVVCNMSQCSKVFHPACCRYWPQAKLTKSKNKIESFRCPSHVCHTCVSDDPKGKFQHLRNSKLTKCVKCPASYHVDSTCIPAGSQILTAAHIICPRHSKSGKTDGHVNVSWCFICVGGGQVICCETCPTAVHAKCLNITLDPSEGYICEECESGRLPLYGEMVWAKFTSFRWWPAIILPPTEIPQNIRRKSHNPHDFVVRFFGTHDHGWISRRRVYLYLEGDSSEPPKTKSSLDQSYNRGVEEAKRIYEIIKSKKLAQRLTNESKEKLHPQPYVRIKVNRAVYPVKLHIDLEKVSKCECKMDDEDPCGPNSNCLNRVLYHECNPKVCPAGERCQNQMLESRLSPRLDVVYLKERGFGLVCRQPISAGDFIIEYVGEIIDDNEFRQRMSQKSLDRDENFYFLSVEKDYIIDAGPKGNLARFMNHSCDPNCETQKWSVNGLNRIALFAIKDIPANTELTFNYHWDDLLGNEKKICLCGAAKCVGVIGGKNKEEKFLKQQSPAMEVNKTKSGTTRKRKPLKKLQNRARGGNGEKASKKRTNVTVKIEPHTGNELADKQKIEVVSSSSPQGINANDITAHDEENDNRTNIS
- the LOC129236001 gene encoding nuclear receptor binding SET domain protein isoform X2, which codes for MRSNQKQTTAVDRKKRSRIAGESDASFGSPVGIDSIKHNSSQKTKRMSSVIRKFVIKRKNSEPRLVTPHVSSQKERGRNKTSTNIGSSSKSSSSTPRRKRDLLANLHSDLSPKYIGFRTPPSCSTMVGNGSESDGSLQTRSARRRKLQVSTASPELVDSDSEVLADTSTALLGCVRRAHNEALTPSPNSSSARKKFESPIDKLLARNGSVVVDDISKEKIVKNLDESLKSKLTTVKNECELETKEEFDEFQCGIFRANNLTDVEENRNICQTIVLGTEQNKESPVKETSQLVSDVKSEIVYDVQNEVGTTAAAQTKEISSKEKEGYSKIPDEQEHSGENFVVNPLVAVKIEIDSIENTAEGNSESLENPNGSGEANLQYDGESGDSGVSLLLREAVGLSANSPSAFSLDSAKGSSVVTGMDWMSFTTGDLFWGQIFAFCYWPCIVCPDPDGKTITTDRNERTDEEFVLVHVRFFADSGRRNWVKRDNLIPYTDLENYKQQMREIRRKYGKDSQQYKLLLPKSDKVLIWREAIKEANKVAEILHEDRLKKLFEMYEQKKALKKQQRRQQRQRNLSADNGSSTSRFRHDSMESRIVKNPLATRKRARSTSPYSPAFSPLKQVSEIKRRKLSETSSGELQASESLCGDNTEALESCKHEGPAQKENEEVNSSSSFTSLHAEELSSSDDYRNFYNAMKEFVLQDNKDDILERSLIVAARNIWALRQINQQQMQRKLLSSNNEQELGSSLVESGSGKGTVKRLSNRLKTMRYRHSLPAKINDSPYTETLEKKQRDDQEARQIDNKPKRQLNRPIEEVIDDIFNLDNKYLFRGLAHDPVCKYCLRPGDSLVRCAKGCQSWLHADCVRKTSIKGNIEKRNGRSKSESSNSRRNSSKWSVDTKMSLEKQSTQSIIGEERTASSSSLASYHVTADAETDEKIAEITCDSCALGKPPACAVCKHDNSSDPSREELVVCNMSQCSKVFHPACCRYWPQAKLTKSKNKIESFRCPSHVCHTCVSDDPKGKFQHLRNSKLTKCVKCPASYHVDSTCIPAGSQILTAAHIICPRHSKSGKTDGHVNVSWCFICVGGGQVICCETCPTAVHAKCLNITLDPSEGYICEECESGRLPLYGEMVWAKFTSFRWWPAIILPPTEIPQNIRRKSHNPHDFVVRFFGTHDHGWISRRRVYLYLEGDSSEPPKTKSSLDQSYNRGVEEAKRIYEIIKSKKLAQRLTNESKEKLHPQPYVRIKVNRAVYPVKLHIDLEKVSKCECKMDDEDPCGPNSNCLNRVLYHECNPKVCPAGERCQNQMLESRLSPRLDVVYLKERGFGLVCRQPISAGDFIIEYVGEIIDDNEFRQRMSQKSLDRDENFYFLSVEKDYIIDAGPKGNLARFMNHSCDPNCETQKWSVNGLNRIALFAIKDIPANTELTFNYHWDDLLGNEKKICLCGAAKCVGVIGGKNKEEKFLKQSPAMEVNKTKSGTTRKRKPLKKLQNRARGGNGEKASKKRTNVTVKIEPHTGNELADKQKIEVVSSSSPQGINANDITAHDEENDNRTNIS
- the LOC129236001 gene encoding nuclear receptor binding SET domain protein isoform X1 encodes the protein MRSNQKQTTAVDRKKRSRIAGESDASFGSPVGIDSIKHNSSQKTKRMSSVIRKFVIKRKNSEPRLVTPHVSSQKERGRNKTSTNIGSSSKSSSSTPRRKRDLLANLHSDLSPKYIGFRTPPSCSTMVGNGSESDGSLQTRSARRRKLQVSTASPELVDSDSEVLADTSTALLGCVRRAHNEALTPSPNSSSARKKFESPIDKLLARNGSVVVDDISKEKIVKNLDESLKSKLTTVKNECELETKEEFDEFQCGIFRANNLTDVEENRNICQTIVLGTEQNKESPVKETSQLVSDVKSEIVYDVQNEVGTTAAAQTKEISSKEKEGYSKIPDEQEHSGENFVVNPLVAVKIEIDSIENTAEGNSESLENPNGSGEANLQYDGESGDSGVSLLLREAVGLSANSPSAFSLDSAKGSSVVTGMDWMSFTTGDLFWGQIFAFCYWPCIVCPDPDGKTITTDRNERTDEEFVLVHVRFFADSGRRNWVKRDNLIPYTDLENYKQQMREIRRKYGKDSQQYKLLLPKSDKVLIWREAIKEANKVAEILHEDRLKKLFEMYEQKKALKKQQRRQQRQRNLSADNGSSTSRFRHDSMESRIVKNPLATRKRARSTSPYSPAFSPLKQVSEIKRRKLSETSSGELQASESLCGDNTEALESCKHEGPAQKENEEVNSSSSFTSLHAEELSSSDDYRNFYNAMKEFVLQDNKDDILERSLIVAARNIWALRQINQQQMQRKLLSSNNEQELGSSLVESGSGKGTVKRLSNRLKTMRYRHSLPAKINDSPYTETLEKKQRDDQEARQIDNKPKRQLNRPIEEVIDDIFNLDNKYLFRGLAHDPVCKYCLRPGDSLVRCAKGCQSWLHADCVRKTSIKGNIEKRNGRSKSESSNSRRNSSKWSVDTKMSLEKQSTQSIIGEERTASSSSLASYHVTADAETDEKIAEITCDSCALGKPPACAVCKHDNSSDPSREELVVCNMSQCSKVFHPACCRYWPQAKLTKSKNKIESFRCPSHVCHTCVSDDPKGKFQHLRNSKLTKCVKCPASYHVDSTCIPAGSQILTAAHIICPRHSKSGKTDGHVNVSWCFICVGGGQVICCETCPTAVHAKCLNITLDPSEGYICEECESGRLPLYGEMVWAKFTSFRWWPAIILPPTEIPQNIRRKSHNPHDFVVRFFGTHDHGWISRRRVYLYLEGDSSEPPKTKSSLDQSYNRGVEEAKRIYEIIKSKKLAQRLTNESKEKLHPQPYVRIKVNRAVYPVKLHIDLEKVSKCECKMDDEDPCGPNSNCLNRVLYHECNPKVCPAGERCQNQMLESRLSPRLDVVYLKERGFGLVCRQPISAGDFIIEYVGEIIDDNEFRQRMSQKSLDRDENFYFLSVEKDYIIDAGPKGNLARFMNHSCDPNCETQKWSVNGLNRIALFAIKDIPANTELTFNYHWDDLLGNEKKICLCGAAKCVGVIGGKNKEEKFLKQQSPAMEVNKTKSGTTRKRKPLKKLQNRARGGNGEKASKKRTNVTVKIEPHTGNELADKQKIEVVSSSSPQGINANDITAHDEENDNRTNIS